In Erythrolamprus reginae isolate rEryReg1 chromosome 10, rEryReg1.hap1, whole genome shotgun sequence, one DNA window encodes the following:
- the LOC139172935 gene encoding testis-specific serine/threonine-protein kinase 2-like, giving the protein MDDASVLKKKGYILGNTLGESSFAKVKSAYSERLKINVAVKITDRRKVPNEFLEKFLPRELEILSTVNHCSIIKIYEIFETAGKVYIVMELGVQGDLLEFIKSNRGLPEEVACRMFRQLCCAVKYCHDLDVVHRDLKCDNILLDKDMNVKLSDFGFSKRCFRDGNGKMLPSETFCGSAAYAAPEVIQGIPYHPKVYDMWSLGVILYVMVSGFMPYDDSNVKRMLRLQKEHRILFPEFLSLECKDLIFHMLQPDVSHRLRVEEVLNHPWMQGKHLKPFKLRD; this is encoded by the coding sequence ATGGACGATGCTTCTGTGCTCAAGAAAAAAGGATATATTCTGGGGAATACCTTGGGCGAGAGTTCCTTCGCCAAAGTGAAGTCGGCCTACTCGGAGCGTCTCAAAATCAACGTGGCGGTCAAGATCACCGACCGGAGGAAAGTTCCCAACGAGTTCCTGGAGAAGTTCCTCCCCCGCGAGCTGGAGATCTTGTCGACGGTGAACCACTGCTCCATCATCAAGATCTACGAGATCTTCGAGACGGCCGGGAAAGTCTACATTGTGATGGAACTCGGCGTTCAGGGGGATTTGTTGGAGTTCATCAAGAGCAACCGCGGGCTTCCCGAAGAAGTGGCGTGCCGGATGTTCCGCCAGCTCTGTTGCGCGGTCAAATACTGCCACGACTTAGACGTGGTCCACCGCGACCTCAAGTGCGACAACATCCTCCTCGACAAGGACATGAACGTCAAGCTGTCGGATTTCGGCTTCTCCAAGCGGTGTTTCCGGGACGGGAACGGCAAAATGCTACCCAGCGAGACGTTTTGCGGCTCGGCGGCTTACGCTGCCCCGGAGGTGATCCAGGGGATCCCTTACCACCCCAAAGTTTACGACATGTGGAGCTTAGGGGTGATCCTCTACGTCATGGTCTCCGGGTTCATGCCCTACGACGATTCCAATGTCAAACGGATGCTGCGTTTGCAAAAGGAACACCGCATCCTtttcccagagttcctgagcctGGAATGCAAAGACCTGATCTTCCACATGCTCCAACCGGACGTCTCCCACCGGCTACGGGTCGAAGAGGTCCTCAACCACCCTTGGATGCAAGGGAAGCACCTGAAGCCCTTCAAATTGCGAGATTAG